A region from the Misgurnus anguillicaudatus chromosome 7, ASM2758022v2, whole genome shotgun sequence genome encodes:
- the LOC141365368 gene encoding platelet-activating factor receptor-like: MFNMVTPTVKNQTAVGNTSSKFIESEFRYTLFPIFYGVVFVLGLAGNCYVLYLLHKMRDSKAMNEIRIYMTNLTVADLLFVFTLPFWIGYYANNGHWNYSDAVCRIAGSFFYINTYSSVFFLGVISINRYWAVTRPLIAASSDCWKRGAIISAGVWAVTFSVSIKSLIVRGVPKGNEKKRCFEDYHNVTGVMKYIVATTHFLIIAVFFVIFLIVILCNILIARTLLSQPISQPRASTGKRSGGKKRRALKMLFAVVGVFVICFLPHHVVQGPWVLAVLGLRKDKWSKDTHQRLNDAHQITLMLMGLNCILDPVVYCFATTKFRKYIQGHFKKVKNKKNCSCQMLSTAMSLKSRN; encoded by the coding sequence ATGTTCAACATGGTGACCCCTACAGTCAAGAACCAAACAGCAGTCGGAAACACATCCTCGAAATTCATAGAGTCGGAGTTTCGTTACACCCTCTTCCCCATCTTCTATGGCGTGGTCTTTGTCTTAGGATTGGCAGGCAACTGCTACGTGCTTTATTTATTGCACAAAATGCGAGACTCTAAAGCCATGAATGAGATTCGCATCTACATGACCAACCTGACAGTTGCAGACTTGCTGTTCGTGTTCACTCTACCGTTTTGGATCGGGTACTACGCGAACAATGGCCACTGGAACTATTCGGATGCTGTCTGTCGCATCGCAGGGTCTTTCTTTTATATTAACACCTACTCCTCCGTCTTCTTTCTTGGTGTTATCAGCATTAATCGTTACTGGGCTGTTACCAGGCCACTGATCGCCGCTTCTTCCGACTGCTGGAAACGTGGAGCGATCATCTCAGCGGGCGTCTGGGCCGTCACTTTTTCAGTTTCTATTAAATCTCTTATTGTTCGTGGGGTCCCGAAAGGCAATGAGAAAAAACGCTGCTTCGAGGATTATCATAACGTGACTGGTGTTATGAAATACATAGTCGCCACAACGCATTTCCTTATTATCGCCGTGTTTTTTGTCATCTTCTTAATAGTGATTCTGTGCAACATCTTGATCGCTCGAACTCTTCTGTCTCAACCCATCAGTCAGCCCCGAGCCAGTACGGGGAAGCGATCCGGCGGCAAAAAGCGGAGAGCTTTGAAGATGCTGTTTGCCGTTGTGGGCGTGTTTGTGATCTGTTTCTTACCCCATCATGTGGTGCAGGGTCCGTGGGTTCTGGCAGTGTTGGGCCTAAGAAAAGATAAATGGAGCAAGGATACTCATCAACGCCTTAATGATGCTCATCAGATCACACTCATGCTGATGGGATTAAATTGCATTCTGGATCCTGTGGTGTATTGCTTTGCCACCACAAAGTTTCGCAAATACATCCAGGGTCACTTTAAAAAGGTCAAGAATAAGAAAAACTGCTCATGTCAGATGCTAAGCACGGCTATGTCTTTGAAGAGCAGAAATTAG